A genomic region of Rheinheimera sp. MMS21-TC3 contains the following coding sequences:
- a CDS encoding tryptophan 2,3-dioxygenase family protein has product MQKNTTPCYYGDYLQLEKILTAQAPESAKYAAEAHDETLFIIVHQTYELWFKQILHELKAVMSVFAEAEVKDEQLTGIVHKLKRIITIQKLLNSQIAVIETMTPQDFMSFRDYLVPASGFQSVQFKMLEIGLGLKSDYRIDFDKNSFYSRLNDKDRDFLQQLEHEPSLFERIEKWLERMPFLQLDNFSFWQMYGQATETMLADDKKTVQGIEQIAEHEREMQLKEIERTAEKFSALLDADKYQQLQKDGAFRLSQKAMLSALFINLYQEEPMFNLPFQLLTCLTEIDENLTIWRYKHAMMVQRMLGTKIGTGGSSGHDYLKRTTEKNRIFTDLFNMATFLLPKSDLPALPKDIKRHLGFYFAGQA; this is encoded by the coding sequence ATGCAAAAAAATACAACACCTTGTTACTATGGCGATTACTTACAGTTAGAAAAAATATTAACCGCTCAAGCACCTGAAAGCGCTAAATATGCTGCTGAAGCCCATGATGAAACCCTATTTATTATTGTGCATCAAACATATGAGTTGTGGTTTAAACAAATTCTACATGAATTAAAAGCGGTTATGTCTGTATTTGCCGAGGCAGAAGTAAAAGACGAGCAGTTAACCGGCATAGTGCATAAATTAAAGCGCATTATTACTATTCAAAAGCTACTTAACAGCCAAATTGCCGTAATAGAAACCATGACACCGCAAGACTTTATGTCGTTTCGTGACTACCTAGTACCAGCTTCAGGCTTTCAAAGTGTGCAATTTAAAATGCTAGAAATTGGCTTAGGTTTAAAGAGTGATTATCGGATTGATTTTGATAAAAACTCATTTTACAGCCGCTTAAATGATAAAGATCGTGATTTCTTGCAACAACTAGAGCATGAGCCTAGTTTATTCGAGCGTATTGAAAAATGGCTAGAGCGGATGCCGTTTTTACAATTAGATAACTTTAGCTTTTGGCAAATGTATGGCCAAGCTACTGAAACAATGCTTGCTGATGATAAAAAAACCGTGCAAGGCATAGAGCAAATTGCTGAACATGAGCGTGAAATGCAGTTAAAAGAAATTGAGCGCACGGCTGAAAAATTTTCAGCGCTATTAGATGCCGATAAATATCAGCAACTACAAAAAGACGGTGCATTTAGGTTAAGCCAAAAAGCTATGTTATCAGCATTGTTTATTAATTTATACCAAGAAGAGCCGATGTTTAATTTACCATTTCAGCTGCTAACTTGTTTAACAGAGATTGACGAAAACCTAACTATTTGGCGTTATAAACATGCCATGATGGTGCAAAGAATGTTGGGCACTAAAATTGGCACTGGTGGCTCATCAGGTCATGATTACTTAAAGCGCACCACTGAGAAGAATCGAATTTTTACTGATTTATTTAATATGGCAACCTTCTTATTACCTAAGTCTGATTTACCGGCATTACCAAAAGACATTAAACGTCATTTAGGTTTTTATTTTGCTGGCCAAGCTTGA
- a CDS encoding late competence development ComFB family protein codes for MKLNDDIHNYYEKLLLQHLVDLGLDKSKNAEYLADLICISLNLLPPRYIRYEVDMAFYLPQSERFEMEMKVKEAVARAQDFLDTKRD; via the coding sequence ATGAAACTTAACGATGACATTCATAACTATTATGAAAAACTATTACTGCAGCACTTAGTCGATTTAGGCCTTGATAAAAGCAAAAATGCGGAGTATTTGGCTGATTTAATCTGCATAAGTTTAAACTTATTACCCCCACGCTATATTCGCTATGAAGTCGACATGGCTTTTTACCTACCCCAAAGTGAGCGTTTTGAAATGGAAATGAAGGTAAAAGAAGCGGTAGCGCGCGCGCAAGATTTTTTGGATACTAAACGTGACTAA
- a CDS encoding YbaM family protein, translating into MTKPLNQAPAHIKLAVDLILLLEQNGLEPKTVLAALEVVKQDYIKKSQVESTQR; encoded by the coding sequence GTGACTAAACCGCTAAACCAAGCGCCAGCCCATATTAAGTTGGCGGTTGATTTAATTTTACTGCTAGAGCAAAACGGACTAGAGCCTAAAACAGTGTTAGCTGCTTTAGAGGTTGTAAAACAAGACTATATTAAAAAGAGTCAGGTAGAATCTACTCAGCGATAA
- a CDS encoding DUF6746 family protein, with protein sequence MKKLLVIGLLLSCTAFASDDGRYNHFPAKKSPTVEKALCNLTNYNLKLAEITQKQDMSAEDMVKIHELTYTLEGALNKLSEALAEAALNLEEVHLASEKLEQATIKKHAAIYTEITKALSKTSACISN encoded by the coding sequence ATGAAGAAACTTTTAGTTATCGGACTTTTGTTAAGTTGTACTGCATTTGCTAGCGATGATGGTAGATATAACCATTTTCCTGCCAAAAAGTCCCCTACTGTTGAAAAAGCGTTGTGTAACCTTACTAACTACAACCTAAAGTTAGCTGAAATAACCCAAAAACAAGACATGAGTGCTGAAGATATGGTGAAGATACACGAGTTAACTTACACCCTTGAAGGGGCACTTAACAAGTTATCAGAAGCACTAGCAGAAGCAGCGCTTAACCTAGAAGAAGTGCATCTAGCATCAGAAAAGCTAGAGCAAGCGACAATTAAAAAGCACGCGGCTATTTATACAGAGATAACTAAAGCATTATCTAAAACATCAGCCTGTATCAGCAACTAA
- a CDS encoding NADPH cytochrome P450 oxidoreductase family protein, which translates to MLWRYRQPKQINKQQLLASTLVAYASQTGTAKALAIKQQQILGGSKVVALMALSDLRPAQLIKFQKVVFVVSTYGDGEPPDNGRCFYQDLQALTKPKRVKSLGDNNIHSTMLSGVNYEVLALGDSRYPKFCQFADDLNSELTKLGAKLSSPVQKQDQFQPASTKQDVQLWQLNARVKLTNEQDTGLFHLRLSSKQKDLQWQAGDVVAIYPYNDLTAHPRRYSVASVPNDGEMSLIVRKHQDDTGTSGFCSDWLTSKLTVDDPIILQVEQNKLCHINDSQVPLLLIGAGSGLAGIRGHLAERSHQINPGDTWLIYGERQADSTQPLYEEFKHWQQTGVLTQLDCAFSRDPANPSYVQDVLTDKWQQIAHFISENAYIYVCGRHNGMGSAVDSLLRSTLGADGYQKLLAQGRYLRDLY; encoded by the coding sequence GTGCTGTGGCGTTATCGCCAACCCAAGCAAATAAATAAGCAACAACTTTTGGCCTCGACATTGGTTGCTTATGCCAGCCAAACAGGAACGGCTAAAGCGTTAGCCATAAAGCAGCAACAGATACTTGGTGGCTCCAAGGTTGTCGCATTAATGGCATTGTCAGACCTGAGGCCCGCCCAGCTCATTAAATTTCAAAAGGTGGTTTTTGTTGTCAGTACTTATGGTGATGGCGAGCCACCTGATAATGGGCGCTGTTTTTATCAAGACTTGCAGGCTTTAACTAAACCTAAGCGAGTCAAAAGCTTAGGTGACAATAATATACATAGCACTATGTTAAGTGGTGTTAATTATGAGGTGTTAGCCTTAGGTGATAGCCGGTATCCAAAATTTTGTCAGTTTGCTGACGATCTTAATTCTGAACTTACAAAATTAGGGGCTAAATTAAGTTCGCCTGTACAAAAGCAAGATCAGTTTCAACCAGCGTCGACTAAACAGGATGTGCAATTATGGCAGTTAAATGCCAGAGTAAAGTTAACCAATGAACAAGATACTGGCTTATTTCATCTTCGCCTATCTAGTAAGCAAAAAGACCTACAATGGCAAGCGGGCGATGTGGTTGCCATTTATCCGTATAATGACTTAACAGCGCATCCGCGGCGTTATTCCGTGGCGTCAGTTCCTAATGATGGCGAGATGAGTTTAATTGTGCGAAAACATCAAGATGACACTGGCACTTCAGGGTTTTGCTCTGACTGGCTAACCTCAAAACTAACAGTCGATGATCCCATTATATTGCAAGTAGAGCAAAATAAGTTATGCCATATTAATGATAGCCAAGTACCACTTTTGCTTATTGGTGCGGGCAGTGGTTTGGCAGGTATTCGTGGTCACTTAGCAGAGCGGTCACATCAAATAAACCCTGGCGACACCTGGCTTATTTATGGCGAACGACAAGCCGACAGCACACAGCCGCTCTATGAGGAGTTTAAGCACTGGCAACAAACTGGTGTGTTAACGCAGCTTGATTGTGCATTTTCACGTGATCCTGCCAACCCTAGCTATGTTCAAGATGTGTTAACAGACAAATGGCAACAAATTGCTCACTTTATAAGTGAAAATGCGTATATCTATGTCTGCGGTCGTCATAACGGAATGGGCTCAGCTGTAGATAGTTTATTGCGAAGTACGCTTGGGGCAGATGGTTACCAAAAATTATTAGCTCAAGGGCGCTATCTGCGTGATTTATACTAA
- a CDS encoding DUF4198 domain-containing protein, translating into MDIKFIAVAAAVLMSTSVSAHRAWIKPSATVLSGDQAIVTFDAAISNTLFHPDHFAMALEGIQIVGPTGDPVAMSHAVKGRYRSVFDVELNMQGSYKIASSYGGLRAVWRDAEGKRKMWPARGQQADESEFTTAVPAQAADLRVSRSWRRVETFVTVGSPTKAGLQPTNQGLELMPVTHPNDLYATETATFKLLIDGQPAAGAEVEVVPGGMRYRNSQQMITLKANEQGEINITWPHAGMYFLEASYSDDKVAKPATIRQGNYSATFEVLPL; encoded by the coding sequence ATGGATATAAAGTTTATAGCCGTCGCTGCGGCAGTTTTAATGTCAACCTCAGTAAGTGCGCATCGCGCATGGATAAAGCCTAGTGCAACGGTATTGTCGGGCGATCAAGCAATCGTTACCTTTGATGCTGCAATATCTAACACACTATTTCATCCAGATCATTTTGCTATGGCATTAGAAGGGATCCAGATAGTTGGGCCAACGGGTGACCCCGTTGCGATGAGTCATGCCGTAAAAGGGCGTTATCGCAGTGTATTTGACGTAGAGCTTAACATGCAAGGTAGTTATAAAATTGCTTCTTCTTATGGGGGGCTTCGAGCGGTGTGGCGCGATGCTGAAGGTAAGCGGAAAATGTGGCCAGCAAGAGGGCAACAAGCCGATGAATCTGAATTTACAACCGCTGTTCCTGCTCAAGCAGCTGATTTGCGTGTGTCTAGAAGTTGGCGTCGTGTTGAAACCTTTGTAACAGTTGGCTCGCCTACTAAGGCTGGACTGCAACCGACTAACCAAGGTTTAGAGCTAATGCCCGTAACGCATCCGAACGATTTATATGCCACCGAAACGGCTACCTTTAAACTATTGATTGATGGCCAGCCGGCAGCCGGGGCAGAAGTAGAAGTTGTGCCAGGCGGTATGCGTTATCGTAATAGTCAGCAGATGATAACACTTAAAGCTAATGAACAAGGCGAAATAAATATTACTTGGCCGCATGCAGGCATGTACTTTTTAGAGGCCAGTTATAGTGATGATAAAGTAGCTAAGCCGGCGACAATTAGACAAGGTAACTATTCTGCAACCTTTGAAGTGTTGCCCCTGTAA